One window of Penaeus chinensis breed Huanghai No. 1 chromosome 34, ASM1920278v2, whole genome shotgun sequence genomic DNA carries:
- the LOC125043792 gene encoding Y+L amino acid transporter 2-like isoform X2, producing MPAKRIPTSETQEPLTAAELEPMTPTEEKKDIDNGKTELKKELGLVEGIAIILGIIIGSGIFISPKGVLKETGSVGMSLVVWVLCGFLSMIGALCYAELGTSIPKSGGDYAYINTAFGSLPSFLFLWVANLIFVPTTNAIMGLTFAKYVIQPFFPECEIPNSAVRLLAALAICFLTFINCWNVRLTTRLQNCFMITKIGALCIVIVAGLVTICMGNTQNFENSFEGTKTDPGSIAVSFYSGIFSYAGWNYLNFMTEELQNPFVNLPRAIYISLPLVTLVYVLANVGYLAVLTPTEMLASDAIAVTMADKLFSYGSWIMPILVAISAFGGLSVHIMTSSRLCFVGARQGHFPDCLALINYKCNTPTPSLFFLGCFSLLYLCTTDIYSLIEYSSFVESLFILISIAGLLFMRWQRPNMTRPIKVNLLIPCAFFLICGFLVFLPLYVRPLEVGMGILITVSGIPAYLLLVYPQNKPAFFRKILDKLTVGTQQLFLSVQGDE from the exons ATGCCAGCTAAACGCATACCCACCAGTGAGACGCAGGAACCTCTCACTGCAGCAGAATTGGAGCCCATGACCCccacagaagagaagaaagacattGACAATGGCAAAACAGAGCTCAAGAAAGAGCTCGGCTTGGTCGAAGGAATTGCGATCATCTTGGGTATTATCATTGGCTCAG GCATTTTTATATCACCAAAGGGTGTACTGAAAGAGACAGGGAGCGTGGGTATGTCCCTGGTGGTGTGGGTACTTTGCGGATTTCTGTCCATGATTGGTGCCCTTTGCTATGCTGAGTTGGGCACTTCCATACCAAAATCAGGAGGCgattatgcatatatcaatacagCATTTGGATCGttaccttcctttcttttcctctgggTTGCAAATCTTATATTTGT GCCAACAACTAATGCCATAATGGGACTCACGTTTGCCAAATATGTAATTCAGCCTTTCTTTCCTGAATGTGAAATACCTAATTCTGCAGTTAGACTCCTTGCAGCTCTTGCAATTT GTTTCTTAACATTTATCAACTGCTGGAATGTGCGTCTAACTACCAGACTACAGAATTGcttcatgataacaaaaattggtGCCCTCTGCATTGTCATTGTAGCTGGTCTTGTGACTATTTGCATGG GCAACACACAAAACTTTGAAAATTCATTTGAAGGGACCAAGACAGACCCAGGGAGTATTGCTGTGTCTTTCTACTCTGGTATATTTTCTTATGCTGGATGGAACTACCTTAATTTCATGACAGAGGAACTGCAGAatccatttgt GAATTTACCCCGTGCTATCTACATCTCACTGCCACTGGTGACGTTGGTGTATGTATTGGCAAATGTAGGTTATCTGGCTGTTCTAACACCTACTGAAATGCTGGCATCAGATGCTATTGCAGTG ACTATGGCCGACAAGCTCTTCTCGTACGGCAGTTGGATCATGCCAATTCTCGTTGCAATCTCAGCATTCGGTGGTCTCTCTGTGCATATTATGACATCATCAAG GTTATGTTTTGTGGGTGCTCGGCAAGGACACTTCCCTGACTGCTTAGCGCTTATTAATTATAAGTGTAATACACCAACGCCTTCACTCTTCTTCCTT GGCTGCTTTTCACTCTTGTACCTGTGCACGACCGATATCTATAGCCTCATCGAATATTCAAGTTTTGTGGAGTCTTTATTCATCCTCATCAGCATAGCAGGACTTTTGTTCATGAGGTGGCAAAGACCAAACATGACAAGGCCTATTAAA GTGAATCTGTTGATCCCATGTGCATTCTTCCTCATCTGCGGCTTCTTAGTCTTCCTTCCACTTTATGTAAGGCCCTTAGAGGTCGGCATGGGAATATTGATCACTGTCAGTGGCATACCCGCGTATTTATTACTTGTCTACCCACAAAATAAGCCTGCGTTCTTTAGGAAAATTCTAG ATAAACTGACAGTAGGTACTCAGCAGTTGTTCTTGTCCGTACAAGGAGATGAATGA
- the LOC125043792 gene encoding Y+L amino acid transporter 2-like isoform X1, which translates to METSLNTDGGKMKKMPAKRIPTSETQEPLTAAELEPMTPTEEKKDIDNGKTELKKELGLVEGIAIILGIIIGSGIFISPKGVLKETGSVGMSLVVWVLCGFLSMIGALCYAELGTSIPKSGGDYAYINTAFGSLPSFLFLWVANLIFVPTTNAIMGLTFAKYVIQPFFPECEIPNSAVRLLAALAICFLTFINCWNVRLTTRLQNCFMITKIGALCIVIVAGLVTICMGNTQNFENSFEGTKTDPGSIAVSFYSGIFSYAGWNYLNFMTEELQNPFVNLPRAIYISLPLVTLVYVLANVGYLAVLTPTEMLASDAIAVTMADKLFSYGSWIMPILVAISAFGGLSVHIMTSSRLCFVGARQGHFPDCLALINYKCNTPTPSLFFLGCFSLLYLCTTDIYSLIEYSSFVESLFILISIAGLLFMRWQRPNMTRPIKVNLLIPCAFFLICGFLVFLPLYVRPLEVGMGILITVSGIPAYLLLVYPQNKPAFFRKILDKLTVGTQQLFLSVQGDE; encoded by the exons ATGGAGACAAGTTTAAATACTGACGGGGGAAAAAT GAAGAAAATGCCAGCTAAACGCATACCCACCAGTGAGACGCAGGAACCTCTCACTGCAGCAGAATTGGAGCCCATGACCCccacagaagagaagaaagacattGACAATGGCAAAACAGAGCTCAAGAAAGAGCTCGGCTTGGTCGAAGGAATTGCGATCATCTTGGGTATTATCATTGGCTCAG GCATTTTTATATCACCAAAGGGTGTACTGAAAGAGACAGGGAGCGTGGGTATGTCCCTGGTGGTGTGGGTACTTTGCGGATTTCTGTCCATGATTGGTGCCCTTTGCTATGCTGAGTTGGGCACTTCCATACCAAAATCAGGAGGCgattatgcatatatcaatacagCATTTGGATCGttaccttcctttcttttcctctgggTTGCAAATCTTATATTTGT GCCAACAACTAATGCCATAATGGGACTCACGTTTGCCAAATATGTAATTCAGCCTTTCTTTCCTGAATGTGAAATACCTAATTCTGCAGTTAGACTCCTTGCAGCTCTTGCAATTT GTTTCTTAACATTTATCAACTGCTGGAATGTGCGTCTAACTACCAGACTACAGAATTGcttcatgataacaaaaattggtGCCCTCTGCATTGTCATTGTAGCTGGTCTTGTGACTATTTGCATGG GCAACACACAAAACTTTGAAAATTCATTTGAAGGGACCAAGACAGACCCAGGGAGTATTGCTGTGTCTTTCTACTCTGGTATATTTTCTTATGCTGGATGGAACTACCTTAATTTCATGACAGAGGAACTGCAGAatccatttgt GAATTTACCCCGTGCTATCTACATCTCACTGCCACTGGTGACGTTGGTGTATGTATTGGCAAATGTAGGTTATCTGGCTGTTCTAACACCTACTGAAATGCTGGCATCAGATGCTATTGCAGTG ACTATGGCCGACAAGCTCTTCTCGTACGGCAGTTGGATCATGCCAATTCTCGTTGCAATCTCAGCATTCGGTGGTCTCTCTGTGCATATTATGACATCATCAAG GTTATGTTTTGTGGGTGCTCGGCAAGGACACTTCCCTGACTGCTTAGCGCTTATTAATTATAAGTGTAATACACCAACGCCTTCACTCTTCTTCCTT GGCTGCTTTTCACTCTTGTACCTGTGCACGACCGATATCTATAGCCTCATCGAATATTCAAGTTTTGTGGAGTCTTTATTCATCCTCATCAGCATAGCAGGACTTTTGTTCATGAGGTGGCAAAGACCAAACATGACAAGGCCTATTAAA GTGAATCTGTTGATCCCATGTGCATTCTTCCTCATCTGCGGCTTCTTAGTCTTCCTTCCACTTTATGTAAGGCCCTTAGAGGTCGGCATGGGAATATTGATCACTGTCAGTGGCATACCCGCGTATTTATTACTTGTCTACCCACAAAATAAGCCTGCGTTCTTTAGGAAAATTCTAG ATAAACTGACAGTAGGTACTCAGCAGTTGTTCTTGTCCGTACAAGGAGATGAATGA